One stretch of Halobaculum marinum DNA includes these proteins:
- a CDS encoding 30S ribosomal protein S4e — MSNHQKRLSAPNSWPIERKEETFTVKAGAGPHGESGVPLLIVLRDVLGYVDSRKEARYALDHGSVLVNGKAVSDEARPVGMFDILAFTEREEYYRVFPGEGGRLSLTPIDEEAASSRLGKVVGKTQVTGGDFQYTLHDGTTLVTDEGSYAGSDSLVVDNDTKEVVAHFPFEEGALVTAVAGSHAGEIGTVDEITVTAGSGDNAVDVSQEEGGFETIADYVVVIDENFTGDDE; from the coding sequence ATGAGTAACCACCAGAAGCGACTGTCGGCCCCGAACTCGTGGCCGATCGAGCGGAAGGAAGAGACGTTCACCGTGAAGGCGGGCGCGGGCCCGCACGGCGAGTCGGGTGTGCCCCTGCTCATCGTCCTTCGGGACGTGCTGGGCTACGTCGACTCGCGCAAGGAAGCGCGCTACGCGCTCGACCACGGCTCCGTGCTCGTGAACGGCAAGGCGGTCTCTGACGAGGCCCGCCCCGTCGGGATGTTCGACATCCTGGCGTTCACCGAGCGCGAGGAGTACTACCGGGTGTTCCCCGGGGAAGGCGGTCGGCTCTCGCTGACCCCCATCGACGAGGAGGCCGCCTCCTCGCGCCTCGGGAAGGTCGTCGGCAAGACGCAGGTCACCGGCGGCGACTTCCAGTACACGCTGCACGACGGCACGACGCTCGTCACCGACGAGGGCTCGTACGCCGGCAGCGACTCGCTGGTCGTCGACAACGACACCAAAGAGGTCGTCGCGCACTTCCCCTTCGAGGAGGGCGCGCTCGTCACCGCCGTCGCTGGCTCGCACGCAGGCGAGATCGGCACGGTCGACGAGATCACCGTCACCGCCGGCTCCGGCGACAACGCCGTCGACGTGAGCCAGGAGGAGGGCGGCTTCGAGACCATCGCCGACTACGTCGTCGTCATCGACGAGAACTTCACGGGTGATGACGAATGA
- a CDS encoding 50S ribosomal protein L5, protein MSEAEFHEMRAPRIEKVVVHMGVGQGGRELANGEDILEEITGQETVRTTAKRAIGEFGIRPGDPIGAKVTLRDEDADEFLHTALELVDLKKAQFDDTGNFSFGVAEHTEFPSQEYDPQIGIYGLDVTVTLTRPGYRVSQRDKVTRSIPNAHRMTVEDAVAYLEREFDVEVNE, encoded by the coding sequence ATGAGCGAGGCCGAGTTCCACGAGATGCGCGCACCGCGCATCGAGAAGGTCGTCGTCCACATGGGCGTCGGTCAGGGTGGGCGCGAGCTCGCAAACGGCGAGGACATCCTCGAGGAGATCACCGGTCAGGAGACCGTTCGCACGACGGCCAAGCGCGCCATCGGCGAGTTCGGCATCCGACCCGGCGACCCCATCGGGGCGAAGGTCACGCTGCGTGACGAGGACGCCGACGAGTTCCTGCACACGGCGCTGGAACTGGTCGACCTCAAGAAGGCGCAGTTCGACGACACGGGCAACTTCAGCTTCGGCGTCGCCGAACACACCGAGTTCCCGAGTCAGGAGTACGACCCGCAGATCGGCATCTACGGGCTCGACGTCACCGTGACGCTCACGCGTCCGGGCTACCGCGTCTCCCAGCGGGACAAGGTGACCCGATCGATCCCGAACGCCCACCGAATGACCGTCGAGGACGCCGTCGCGTACCTCGAGCGCGAGTTCGACGTGGAGGTCAACGAATGA
- a CDS encoding 30S ribosomal protein S14, which translates to MSDADTDTTGSEETGEHAAKRTGQEVACRRCERKQGLVGKYDINLCRQCFREVARDMGFRKYR; encoded by the coding sequence ATGAGCGACGCAGACACAGACACGACCGGATCCGAGGAGACGGGCGAGCACGCCGCAAAGCGCACGGGCCAGGAGGTCGCGTGCCGGCGGTGTGAGCGCAAGCAGGGCCTGGTTGGCAAGTACGACATCAACCTCTGCCGCCAGTGCTTCCGCGAGGTCGCCCGCGACATGGGGTTCCGGAAGTACCGATAA
- a CDS encoding 30S ribosomal protein S8 yields MAGNDPLADALAGLDNAEDVGHLEHTVQPASNIIGSTLEVLYDSGYVDGFEFVDDGRAGTFEVELKGAINECGAVKPRYSVAADGYEKWEKRFLPARDYGALIVTTSHGVMSHYEAREQGIGGQVIAYVY; encoded by the coding sequence ATGGCAGGTAACGACCCACTCGCCGACGCCCTCGCCGGTCTCGACAACGCCGAGGACGTCGGTCATCTGGAACACACGGTCCAGCCCGCCTCGAACATCATCGGCTCCACGCTCGAAGTGCTGTACGACAGCGGCTACGTCGACGGCTTCGAGTTCGTGGACGACGGCCGAGCGGGAACGTTCGAGGTCGAACTGAAGGGCGCCATCAACGAGTGCGGCGCCGTCAAGCCGCGTTACTCCGTGGCCGCGGACGGCTACGAGAAGTGGGAGAAGCGGTTCCTCCCCGCGCGTGACTACGGCGCACTCATCGTGACGACGAGTCACGGCGTCATGAGCCACTACGAGGCCCGCGAACAGGGCATCGGTGGCCAGGTAATCGCATAC